The sequence ATTCTCGATAACGGTGTTGGTGAGCAGCTTGCGGCACATCTCGTCGATGGCGGCGTCGCTGGTCGAATCCGCGACATCGAGCTCGAAAATCTTGCCGGCGCGGACGTCATTGACGCCTTCGAAGCCGAGCCCGCCGAGCGCGTGTTCGATGGCTTTCCCCTGGGGGTCGAGCACGCCGTTTTTCAGCGTAACGATGATGCGCAGCTTCATGCTCGCGGCCTATGGCGTGCGCGGCCGAGTCTCGCAATGCTCCTTTTCCGTCATCCTCGCGAAAGCGGGGACCAAGGGTTACTCAGCGGAGCTTTTTTCGGCTCTGGATCCCCGCTTCCGCGGGGGATGACGACGGAAGTTAGAAATAGCGCGCCACGGCGAAGCGGAAGCGCAGGCGGTCGTTGGCGAAGAAGGGCAGGGTCGATTCGGTGCGCGCATAGGATGCGCTGATCTGCGGGGAGAAGCCCCATAGCCGGATCGAGCGCGTGCCGAGCGTGGCGCGGGCGGTGAAGCGCCAGTCCTTGCGCGGATCGGGCGAGAAGATCACCATCGGCGCGTCGAACACCGCGCGGCTGGCGGTGCCGCTGATGCCGAAGGTGATGCCGTGCGGCAACTCGCCGCCGAAACCGGCGATGACGCCCGCTTCCTTGCTCGAATAGGGCTTGGCGACCAGCGAGTCGCGCCGCGCGAACACGCCGCCCGAGGCCACCAGGCTGCGGCTCACCGCGCGCTCATAGGTGACATAGGCGCCGGTCTGCCAGCCATCGTAGTTGCCGTCGAACAGGGCGTCGGTCTTGCGGCTGTCGATCTGGACGCCGATCTGGCTGGCACGGGTGAGGCGTGCCTGGAACCCTGTCTTGATGCCGATCTGGCGGGTGACGAGACGGCCGCCATACCAGCGCTGCGCGCCGACGGCCTGCGCCGAGATGCTCATCGCCGGGGTCAGGCGATATTCCAGACCCGCCGCGCTCTGCGCCTGGATATCGTCATAGGCGGTGCCCGCATAGTTGCTGCCGCTACTATCGACGTCGAGCAGCACCGCGACCTTCTCCGCGACCGGGAGGCGGACGCCGCCCGAGATCGAGGCGGTCTGGCCGGTGCCCGAGCGGGCCTTGGCATTGGGATCGAGCG is a genomic window of Sphingomonas sp. containing:
- the purS gene encoding phosphoribosylformylglycinamidine synthase subunit PurS, giving the protein MKLRIIVTLKNGVLDPQGKAIEHALGGLGFEGVNDVRAGKIFELDVADSTSDAAIDEMCRKLLTNTVIENYRVEKQ
- a CDS encoding surface lipoprotein assembly modifier, which gives rise to MKFLVALLLALLAPAAALAQNGQPIIDRCVAETCKVRLTPDAMFGEVQALIAAKRFDEAQPMLRVLTTLPAYRFEASFLSAQLAAGRGDHKAAAEIYKDMLASDPSQTRVRLELGREMLALGKFQSADKQFRIAQQTDDLPEEVARTIRSVRDVIRSKRAWRLDIDFAIAPDTNINNATSADQITLQWGGGQLPVTLDPNAKARSGTGQTASISGGVRLPVAEKVAVLLDVDSSGSNYAGTAYDDIQAQSAAGLEYRLTPAMSISAQAVGAQRWYGGRLVTRQIGIKTGFQARLTRASQIGVQIDSRKTDALFDGNYDGWQTGAYVTYERAVSRSLVASGGVFARRDSLVAKPYSSKEAGVIAGFGGELPHGITFGISGTASRAVFDAPMVIFSPDPRKDWRFTARATLGTRSIRLWGFSPQISASYARTESTLPFFANDRLRFRFAVARYF